Proteins from one Rubripirellula tenax genomic window:
- a CDS encoding glycoside hydrolase family 71/99-like protein, producing the protein MKRFTALCVAFAYLFSIASADEPMAPVRPLVLAHYMPWFVAKPTSPEWGYHWTMNHFDPEQIIDGKRSLASVYYPAIGPYDSSNEDVIEYHLLLMSVAGIDGIIVDWYGLQDCYDYPMLHRNTTKLIEYADQIGMKFSICYEDQTLVPLVEKGIVKDSDRVKHVASEIRWLNEHWFPKKNHVRINGKPVMLSFGNAGLSNEQWTQCVSGLEFPIAYFSEHHRRDGATGAFDWPIPGLAMEAVDRFVRDATAWEAAIPVVFPRFVDAYGIAKVRDSYPNIEDEAGKTFRETLRIAQAMHPAIIQIATWNDWGEGTVIEPSEEFGDRDLRYLQSVLKGPTADSASLQLPGQLLRLRRSGTASKSDLDRVAEWIRNGDFAAATSWLQSR; encoded by the coding sequence ATGAAACGATTCACCGCCTTGTGCGTCGCCTTCGCATATCTGTTTTCGATTGCCAGTGCTGACGAACCGATGGCACCGGTTCGTCCGTTAGTCCTAGCCCACTACATGCCATGGTTCGTTGCAAAACCGACCAGCCCTGAGTGGGGCTATCACTGGACGATGAATCACTTCGATCCTGAACAGATTATCGACGGAAAACGGTCACTTGCGTCGGTGTACTACCCCGCCATCGGTCCGTACGATTCCAGTAACGAAGACGTGATCGAATACCATTTGCTGCTGATGAGTGTCGCTGGCATCGACGGCATCATCGTCGATTGGTACGGGCTGCAAGACTGTTACGACTATCCGATGCTTCACCGCAACACCACGAAGCTGATCGAGTATGCCGACCAGATCGGAATGAAGTTTTCAATCTGCTACGAAGACCAAACGCTGGTACCGTTGGTCGAGAAAGGAATTGTCAAAGACTCCGATCGCGTTAAGCACGTAGCATCGGAAATTCGTTGGCTAAACGAACATTGGTTTCCGAAAAAGAATCATGTTCGAATCAACGGAAAACCCGTGATGTTATCGTTTGGCAATGCAGGGCTTTCCAATGAACAGTGGACGCAGTGTGTTAGCGGACTTGAGTTCCCGATCGCATATTTCAGCGAACATCATCGACGCGACGGTGCTACGGGCGCGTTCGATTGGCCAATCCCGGGGCTGGCGATGGAGGCGGTCGATCGGTTCGTGCGTGACGCGACTGCTTGGGAAGCGGCAATTCCCGTCGTGTTTCCGCGTTTCGTCGATGCCTACGGAATCGCAAAAGTGCGAGACAGCTATCCCAACATCGAAGATGAAGCTGGCAAAACGTTTCGAGAGACTCTTCGCATCGCTCAGGCGATGCACCCGGCAATCATCCAAATCGCTACTTGGAACGATTGGGGCGAAGGAACCGTGATCGAACCGAGCGAAGAGTTCGGCGACCGCGACCTGCGATACCTGCAAAGCGTACTGAAGGGACCGACCGCCGACTCGGCTTCGTTGCAATTGCCCGGGCAACTGCTTCGCCTTCGTCGTAGTGGAACGGCAAGCAAGAGTGATCTCGATCGCGTTGCAGAATGGATTCGAAACGGAGACTTCGCTGCCGCAACTTCGTGGCTCCAGTCACGGTGA
- a CDS encoding DMT family transporter, whose product MTEPTDGETNNHGESAIRFRSGVVLAIVGTFLFALKSIFIKLAFAEGVGATLLLTLRMFLALPFYVFVFWSLRSRADRKPIATSDLVRSLGLGFLGYYLASYLDLSGLEYISAQLERLTLFTYPAMVALLAWLFLGEKIDRRIIAAIALCYFGVVMMYGQEQALTSSSDVRFGVALVVGAALSYSFYILFAKPTMQRIGSREFTSLAMIGSTFFVGVHFAITDPIASVLNVNPIVYVYGFVLAFVCTVLPSFMINEAIVRIGATRTTVIGSVGPVLTMGLAIGILGEPTSIQHIGGMVIAILGVSFVAKK is encoded by the coding sequence GTGACCGAACCGACCGATGGTGAAACGAACAATCATGGTGAAAGCGCCATTCGGTTTCGCTCGGGAGTCGTGCTGGCCATCGTTGGCACGTTCTTGTTCGCATTGAAGTCCATCTTCATTAAGTTGGCGTTCGCCGAAGGCGTCGGGGCAACGTTACTGTTGACGCTTAGGATGTTTTTGGCGTTGCCGTTTTATGTTTTCGTGTTCTGGTCGCTCCGTTCGCGTGCCGATCGAAAACCGATTGCTACATCCGACTTGGTTCGGTCGTTGGGGCTCGGTTTTCTGGGATACTATCTGGCCTCGTACCTAGACCTGAGCGGGCTCGAGTATATCTCGGCACAACTGGAACGGTTGACCCTGTTCACCTATCCCGCCATGGTTGCGCTATTGGCGTGGTTGTTCTTGGGCGAAAAAATCGATCGTCGGATCATTGCTGCGATCGCTCTTTGCTATTTCGGCGTCGTCATGATGTACGGCCAGGAACAAGCGTTGACCAGCAGCAGTGATGTGCGTTTCGGCGTCGCACTGGTCGTCGGAGCGGCACTGAGCTACTCGTTTTACATCTTGTTTGCAAAGCCAACGATGCAGCGGATCGGAAGTCGCGAATTCACCAGCTTGGCGATGATCGGATCGACGTTTTTTGTCGGAGTCCATTTCGCAATCACAGACCCAATCGCCAGCGTCCTAAACGTCAATCCGATTGTTTACGTCTATGGTTTCGTTCTGGCGTTCGTTTGCACGGTATTACCCAGCTTCATGATCAACGAAGCGATCGTGCGGATCGGTGCGACGCGAACGACGGTGATCGGGTCGGTCGGTCCCGTGTTGACGATGGGATTGGCGATCGGAATTCTCGGCGAACCGACGTCGATCCAACATATCGGCGGCATGGTGATCGCGATTTTGGGCGTTAGTTTTGTCGCAAAAAAATGA
- a CDS encoding Gfo/Idh/MocA family protein — MSIGIGIVGVGMIANFHARAVADAKGAHLVGATSRRLEPTAEFAAKHNCKPFDSLEAMLADPEVQAVSICAPSGAHLDPAIAAAKAGKHVIVEKPLEVTTERCDQIIRACDEAGVRLAVTFQSRFHESSRLMKQAVEAGRFGKITMGDAYVKWFRSQEYYDSGAWRGTWQLDGGGALMNQAIHSVDLLLWLMGPVAEVSAMTATMTHERIEVEDVAVATLKFANGALGVIEATTTAYPGSLKRIEISGSHGTAILEEEDIKQWQFADETDEDEAVRKRMAGRTETGGGAADPAAIGHHGHTMLFEEVIAAINEKRPSVLDGREGRRSVELIRAIYDSAKTGKIIKLA, encoded by the coding sequence ATGAGTATCGGAATCGGAATTGTTGGTGTTGGCATGATCGCCAATTTTCACGCTCGTGCGGTCGCCGACGCGAAGGGTGCCCATTTGGTCGGCGCGACCAGTCGCAGACTGGAACCCACGGCTGAGTTTGCCGCAAAACACAACTGCAAACCGTTCGACTCGCTCGAAGCCATGCTGGCCGATCCCGAAGTGCAAGCGGTTTCGATTTGCGCGCCCAGCGGCGCGCACTTGGATCCTGCGATTGCCGCTGCGAAGGCAGGCAAACACGTGATCGTTGAAAAACCGCTTGAAGTCACCACCGAGCGTTGCGACCAAATCATTCGTGCCTGCGACGAAGCCGGCGTGCGATTGGCGGTCACCTTCCAAAGTCGCTTTCACGAATCAAGCCGCTTGATGAAGCAAGCCGTGGAAGCCGGTCGTTTCGGAAAGATCACAATGGGCGACGCCTATGTGAAGTGGTTCCGCAGCCAAGAGTACTACGACAGTGGCGCTTGGCGAGGCACCTGGCAGCTCGATGGTGGCGGCGCATTGATGAACCAAGCGATCCACTCCGTCGATTTGTTGCTTTGGCTGATGGGCCCCGTCGCCGAAGTCAGTGCGATGACGGCGACAATGACCCACGAGCGGATCGAAGTCGAAGACGTTGCCGTCGCCACGCTGAAATTCGCAAACGGCGCACTCGGTGTGATCGAAGCCACGACGACCGCTTACCCCGGTTCGCTAAAACGCATCGAAATCAGCGGCAGTCACGGCACCGCGATCTTGGAAGAAGAGGATATCAAGCAGTGGCAATTTGCCGACGAAACGGACGAAGACGAAGCGGTGCGAAAAAGGATGGCGGGTAGAACGGAAACCGGCGGCGGAGCAGCGGATCCGGCCGCCATCGGACACCACGGCCACACCATGTTGTTTGAAGAAGTAATCGCTGCCATCAACGAAAAACGTCCTTCCGTTTTGGACGGACGCGAAGGTCGCCGTAGCGTGGAACTTATCCGCGCAATCTATGACAGTGCGAAGACCGGAAAGATCATCAAGCTGGCCTAA
- the leuS gene encoding leucine--tRNA ligase — protein sequence MPRYNPAEIEPRWQAFWESDRTFATPDMPVAGPDGTIKKRYVLDMFPYPSGDGLHVGHPEGYTATDITSRFWRARGESVLHPMGFDAFGLPAEEHAIKTGEHPRIQTQRNIDNFTRQLKMLGFSYDWDRVLATTDENYFKWTQFIFLELYDTWFDAEQQKGRPIAELPIPADVSAKGDDAVHHYRDANRLAYESDALVNWCPKLGTVLANEEVQDGKSEVGGHPVKRIPLRQWMLRITSYAERLLDGLDDLEWPLGIKKLQQDWIGRSTGAEVDFAVGDERLRVYTTRPDTLFGATYMVIAPEHAMVQSLTTAQQRDAVTAYCEKASFKSDRERTEGDKVKTGVFTGSNAINPVTGSPIPIWIADYVLAGYGTGAIMAVPAHDVRDFEFAKQFDLPIIQVVEPPKTDPDYDAYVSGEKCFAGHGIAINSGRFDGMKTENVKSEITEWLTQEGTGVEAVNYKLRDWLFSRQRFWGEPFPILHEVDDAGRPTGRKRGVPVEQLPVRLPELEDFKPHGRPEPPLAKAADDWLFVNIDGKRYRRETNTMPQWAGSCWYYLRYIDNKNDSALIDPEKEKAWMPVDLYVGGAEHAVLHLLYSRFWHKVLFDRGHVSTAEPFGRLVNQGMILGEVEYTGYEDEAGNPVSANEVRRDADGNLSGKSGETLVAKTLQDEDVDKKGDGFVLKSDASIRIESRAHKMSKSRGNVVNPDVIVREYGADSLRLYEMFMGPLEATKPWAMTGVGGVRNFLDRVWRMVVDQDSDDDVLSPGLTDAACDEGQNRMLNATIKRVTEDTENMQYNTAIARMMEFTNFFTRSETRPTDAIKTFLILLAPYAPHLCEELHRRLGGTGSIAKLDWPTWDEAALVESSIEVPVQINGKIKAKVNIAPDATKEALAEMALNDPKVKELIEGKTIVKRIIVPGRLVNLVIK from the coding sequence ATGCCCCGTTACAACCCCGCCGAAATTGAACCTCGCTGGCAAGCTTTCTGGGAATCTGATCGCACTTTCGCCACGCCGGACATGCCCGTTGCCGGGCCCGACGGTACGATCAAAAAACGATATGTGCTGGACATGTTCCCCTATCCTAGCGGCGATGGGTTACACGTCGGTCACCCCGAAGGTTACACGGCGACGGACATCACATCGCGTTTCTGGCGTGCCCGCGGTGAAAGCGTGCTGCACCCGATGGGCTTTGACGCCTTCGGATTGCCGGCCGAAGAGCATGCGATCAAAACGGGTGAACATCCGCGAATCCAAACGCAACGAAACATCGATAACTTCACGCGTCAACTGAAGATGCTGGGTTTCAGCTATGACTGGGACCGAGTGCTAGCGACGACGGACGAAAACTACTTCAAGTGGACCCAGTTCATCTTCTTAGAACTGTATGACACCTGGTTCGATGCCGAGCAACAAAAGGGGCGGCCGATTGCCGAGTTGCCGATACCTGCCGACGTGTCGGCGAAAGGCGACGATGCCGTCCACCATTATCGTGATGCGAATCGCTTGGCTTACGAAAGTGACGCGCTAGTCAATTGGTGTCCCAAACTGGGAACCGTATTAGCCAACGAAGAGGTCCAAGACGGCAAGAGCGAAGTTGGTGGCCATCCCGTCAAACGGATCCCGCTTCGCCAATGGATGCTGAGGATCACGTCCTATGCGGAACGCTTGCTCGACGGGCTGGATGATTTGGAATGGCCGCTCGGCATCAAAAAATTGCAGCAGGATTGGATCGGCCGAAGCACCGGCGCCGAAGTCGACTTTGCCGTCGGTGACGAGCGACTGCGTGTCTACACAACAAGACCTGACACACTGTTCGGCGCAACATACATGGTGATCGCACCGGAACACGCGATGGTCCAGAGCTTGACGACGGCCCAGCAGCGCGACGCGGTGACGGCGTACTGTGAAAAGGCATCGTTCAAGAGCGACCGGGAACGCACCGAAGGCGACAAGGTAAAAACCGGTGTGTTTACGGGCAGCAACGCCATCAACCCGGTCACGGGAAGTCCGATTCCGATCTGGATCGCCGACTATGTCTTGGCGGGCTACGGAACGGGCGCGATCATGGCGGTGCCGGCGCACGACGTCCGTGACTTTGAGTTCGCGAAGCAATTCGATCTGCCGATCATCCAAGTCGTCGAGCCTCCCAAGACCGACCCAGACTACGACGCATACGTTTCCGGCGAAAAATGCTTTGCTGGCCACGGAATCGCCATCAATAGCGGCCGTTTCGATGGCATGAAAACCGAAAACGTAAAATCTGAAATCACGGAATGGTTGACCCAGGAGGGCACCGGCGTTGAAGCCGTCAACTACAAGCTGCGAGACTGGTTGTTCAGTCGCCAACGATTTTGGGGCGAACCGTTCCCGATTTTGCATGAAGTCGACGACGCGGGGAGACCGACGGGGCGAAAACGCGGGGTGCCGGTGGAGCAATTGCCGGTTCGGCTGCCGGAACTCGAGGACTTCAAACCGCACGGTCGTCCGGAACCGCCGTTGGCGAAAGCAGCCGACGATTGGTTGTTCGTCAACATTGACGGCAAACGCTATCGACGTGAAACCAACACGATGCCGCAATGGGCCGGATCATGTTGGTATTACCTCCGCTATATCGACAACAAAAACGATTCGGCGCTGATTGATCCGGAGAAAGAGAAAGCATGGATGCCGGTCGATTTGTATGTCGGAGGCGCCGAGCATGCGGTGCTGCACTTGTTGTATTCGCGGTTCTGGCACAAGGTGCTGTTCGACCGAGGACACGTGTCGACCGCGGAACCGTTCGGTCGACTCGTCAACCAAGGCATGATTCTGGGCGAAGTCGAGTACACGGGATACGAAGACGAAGCGGGCAATCCTGTTTCGGCAAATGAAGTTCGTCGCGATGCCGACGGTAACTTGTCCGGCAAGTCGGGCGAAACACTTGTCGCGAAAACGCTTCAAGATGAAGACGTCGACAAGAAGGGCGACGGGTTCGTGTTGAAGTCAGATGCGTCGATCCGAATCGAAAGCCGCGCGCACAAGATGTCTAAGAGTCGCGGCAATGTGGTCAACCCGGATGTGATCGTCCGCGAGTATGGTGCGGACTCGCTTCGTCTTTACGAGATGTTCATGGGGCCGTTGGAGGCAACCAAGCCATGGGCAATGACCGGCGTCGGTGGGGTCCGTAACTTTTTGGATCGCGTTTGGCGGATGGTCGTCGATCAAGATTCTGATGACGATGTGCTCAGTCCGGGGCTGACGGACGCAGCATGTGACGAAGGCCAAAACCGGATGCTCAACGCGACGATCAAACGCGTCACCGAAGATACTGAGAACATGCAGTACAACACCGCCATCGCGCGGATGATGGAGTTTACGAACTTCTTCACACGATCCGAGACTCGTCCGACCGATGCCATCAAGACGTTCTTGATCTTGCTGGCTCCGTATGCGCCGCACCTGTGCGAAGAGCTGCACCGACGTCTGGGCGGAACTGGATCGATCGCCAAACTCGATTGGCCGACGTGGGACGAAGCCGCTTTGGTGGAATCGAGTATCGAAGTGCCCGTTCAAATCAACGGCAAGATCAAAGCAAAGGTCAACATCGCGCCGGATGCCACGAAGGAAGCGCTGGCGGAAATGGCGTTGAACGATCCGAAGGTCAAAGAGTTGATCGAAGGCAAGACGATCGTCAAGCGAATCATTGTCCCTGGAAGACTTGTAAACTTAGTCATCAAATAG
- a CDS encoding PQQ-binding-like beta-propeller repeat protein yields the protein MSAKQSGVAIKDMASELSPQDWPSWRGSQHDGVVRDAASIPGDGFQWPESAKVIWTSDVPGRGHSSPIVVGDAVYLATALDEEQQQRVLCFDRETGEVRFDKLIHQGNFPTDREVHKKATNANSTIASDGKRLYVTFFNSQSIFATALDMNGEEVWQTKVGMFVSRFGYAPSPILYQSLVIVSADNSGGGYIAALDTETGEVAWRIKRGDTDSYSSPTVANVGGRDQLLISGDGAVTSYDPATGELLWRTACISKATCGTVIAADERIFASGGFPDEETVCLTADGERVWSNETKIYEPSLLSQGGFLVAVSDDGIGFCWDAATGELHWKKRIGGNFSASPVAIGDVALVPNLDGDLHVFRIGERFEQIAKYRIGVDSYTSAAIHRGDLLLRVGGENLAKRLERLVCVQLIGDNVGQPVLIE from the coding sequence GTGTCCGCCAAACAAAGCGGCGTCGCCATCAAGGACATGGCGTCCGAATTGAGTCCCCAGGATTGGCCATCGTGGCGTGGCTCCCAACACGATGGCGTCGTCCGCGATGCGGCGTCGATCCCGGGTGATGGGTTCCAATGGCCCGAGTCGGCCAAAGTGATCTGGACCAGCGACGTGCCCGGCCGTGGACACAGTTCGCCGATCGTGGTTGGTGACGCCGTTTACTTGGCGACCGCGCTCGACGAAGAACAACAGCAGCGGGTATTGTGCTTCGACCGCGAGACGGGTGAAGTCCGATTCGACAAGCTGATTCACCAGGGTAACTTTCCAACGGATCGCGAAGTTCACAAGAAAGCGACCAACGCAAATTCGACCATCGCCAGCGACGGCAAGCGACTTTACGTCACCTTCTTCAACTCCCAATCCATTTTCGCTACGGCATTGGACATGAACGGCGAAGAAGTTTGGCAGACAAAGGTCGGCATGTTTGTATCGCGATTCGGATACGCCCCTTCGCCGATCCTCTATCAGTCGCTCGTCATCGTTTCGGCGGACAACTCTGGCGGCGGTTACATCGCGGCGCTCGACACCGAAACGGGGGAAGTTGCGTGGCGCATCAAGCGAGGCGATACCGACAGCTACTCCAGCCCCACCGTCGCCAATGTTGGTGGTCGTGATCAATTGTTGATCAGCGGCGACGGAGCCGTCACCAGTTACGATCCGGCAACCGGTGAATTGTTGTGGCGGACCGCGTGTATTTCAAAAGCAACATGCGGAACTGTGATTGCGGCCGACGAACGGATCTTCGCCAGCGGCGGTTTTCCCGATGAGGAAACCGTGTGCTTGACCGCGGATGGAGAACGCGTCTGGTCAAACGAGACCAAAATCTATGAACCGTCGTTGCTCAGCCAAGGAGGTTTTTTGGTCGCCGTCAGTGACGACGGTATCGGATTCTGCTGGGACGCCGCGACCGGTGAACTGCATTGGAAAAAACGCATCGGCGGCAACTTCAGCGCATCACCGGTGGCGATCGGCGACGTGGCGTTGGTGCCGAATTTGGACGGAGACTTGCACGTATTTCGCATCGGCGAGCGTTTTGAACAAATCGCGAAGTATCGGATCGGTGTAGATTCGTATACAAGCGCCGCCATTCATCGAGGCGATTTACTCCTTCGGGTAGGGGGCGAAAACTTGGCCAAGCGGCTAGAGCGGTTGGTTTGCGTACAGTTGATTGGCGATAATGTCGGACAACCGGTGCTAATCGAGTGA
- the can gene encoding carbonate dehydratase has translation MLHLKHLLENNKAWSRNIAETDPSFFEILSKNQKPDYLWIGCSDSRVPANQIVGLRPGDLFVHRNVANLVVHTDLNCLSVMQYAVQVLEVEHIIICGHYGCGGVGAALFHKELGLIENWLRHIQDVSMLHQRELDAIESPKDRVNKLCEFNVIEQAMNVCRTTIVRDAWRRGQKLAIHGWIYALDDGLLQDLSITVSAAEEIESVYEQAIANRRRA, from the coding sequence GTGCTGCATCTCAAACATCTTCTCGAAAACAACAAGGCTTGGTCTCGGAATATTGCGGAGACGGATCCATCGTTTTTCGAAATTCTTTCGAAGAACCAGAAACCCGACTACTTGTGGATTGGGTGTTCCGATTCACGCGTTCCCGCCAATCAAATCGTTGGATTGCGGCCAGGTGATCTGTTTGTTCATCGCAACGTCGCCAACTTGGTCGTTCACACCGATCTGAATTGTTTGTCGGTCATGCAATACGCGGTCCAAGTGCTTGAAGTCGAGCACATCATCATTTGTGGCCACTACGGGTGCGGCGGCGTTGGCGCGGCGCTCTTTCACAAAGAATTGGGTCTGATCGAAAACTGGCTGCGGCATATTCAAGACGTCTCGATGTTGCATCAAAGGGAATTGGACGCAATCGAATCTCCCAAAGATCGCGTCAACAAGTTGTGTGAATTCAACGTGATCGAACAAGCTATGAATGTGTGCAGAACGACTATTGTTCGCGACGCTTGGCGACGAGGCCAAAAGTTGGCAATCCACGGATGGATCTATGCCCTCGACGACGGGTTGCTACAGGACTTGTCCATCACCGTTTCGGCGGCGGAAGAAATCGAGTCCGTTTACGAACAAGCCATCGCCAACCGACGCCGCGCTTGA
- a CDS encoding DUF1592 domain-containing protein encodes MVDPFMKTICVRSVMRSFLLAMSCVSLCVASACIVANGADLTPLASQVDAFVAQHCLDCHNSADSVAGLDLESFDFSSATFGKDEFDHRTWEAVLRRTASRQMPPPDGERPSELEYQDATQSMAKLLKQRHQDFPNPGRTESLRRLTRTEYQNVIRDLLSLPIDASTMLPPDESSHGFDNITVGELSPMLMSRYLSAAQSIARSAVGRTDSGPIGTTIRVPADRTQSSHVEGLPLGTRGGTAFDYHFSASGSYEIELRLTRDRDEMVEGLTEPHHIDVLLDDERIHQFAVKPPPGRKDFTHVDSHLRTRIDVVGGTHRVGVTFPSKGTSLAQTKRQPFDASYNRHRHPRSEPALFQVSIVGPLEALPSEGMSDSQARIFQCRPAANATESERFACARQIIGSIARLAYRRPVTDEDLSSPMHFYVEGEREGGFDAGIELALTSVLINPNFLFRIESDPDNAISGEAYRITDVELASRISFFLWSSSPDEELLALAETNQLHEPATLSEQVRRMLMDDRSVSLTTNFAAQWLYLRNLDSITPDLRLFPDFDDNLRQAFRGETESLFRDIVASDRSVMDLIATESAFLNERLAKHYGISGVLGSHFRNVDLPADSIRGGLLRHGSILTVTSYATRTSPTIRGHWILKNILGTAPPPPPANVPNLKEKSTLAATSVRDRLAQHRADPACASCHDLMDPVGFSLENFDAVGRWRDFDGELPIDSAGTLPDGATIGGIDELEAGILARPDMFVTTMTEKLLTFALGRGIEPEIGPTVRAIVGEAAESDYRFSSLISAIVSSDVFTHRSAP; translated from the coding sequence ATGGTTGATCCCTTCATGAAGACAATCTGTGTTCGATCGGTAATGCGATCGTTTCTGTTAGCGATGTCCTGTGTTTCTCTTTGCGTGGCATCCGCTTGCATAGTTGCCAATGGGGCTGACCTTACACCGCTCGCTTCACAGGTCGACGCGTTCGTCGCACAACACTGTTTGGACTGCCACAATTCCGCTGACAGCGTCGCCGGGCTGGATCTAGAGTCGTTCGACTTTTCTTCCGCGACATTCGGAAAAGATGAATTTGACCATCGAACGTGGGAAGCCGTCTTGCGACGCACCGCCAGCCGTCAAATGCCTCCACCCGACGGCGAACGACCGAGCGAGTTGGAGTACCAGGATGCGACCCAATCGATGGCGAAGCTGTTGAAACAACGGCACCAGGATTTTCCGAATCCCGGTCGCACCGAATCGCTGCGACGATTGACGCGCACCGAGTACCAGAACGTGATTCGCGATCTGCTTTCGCTGCCGATCGATGCCTCCACGATGTTGCCGCCCGACGAATCGAGTCACGGGTTCGACAACATCACCGTGGGCGAGTTGTCGCCGATGTTGATGAGTCGCTATTTGTCGGCCGCACAGTCGATCGCTCGCTCTGCAGTCGGTCGAACCGATTCCGGCCCGATCGGAACGACGATTCGCGTGCCGGCCGATCGTACCCAGTCGTCGCACGTCGAGGGCTTGCCGCTTGGAACGCGTGGCGGAACGGCTTTCGATTACCACTTTTCTGCATCCGGTTCGTACGAAATCGAACTCCGTTTGACTCGCGATCGCGACGAAATGGTCGAAGGTTTGACCGAACCACATCATATCGACGTGTTGCTTGACGACGAACGCATTCATCAGTTTGCGGTCAAACCACCGCCCGGTCGCAAGGACTTCACCCATGTCGATTCGCATCTACGGACGAGGATCGATGTGGTTGGTGGGACTCACCGCGTCGGCGTGACGTTCCCCAGCAAGGGCACGTCGTTGGCGCAAACCAAACGCCAACCGTTCGACGCCAGCTACAATCGCCATCGTCATCCTCGAAGCGAACCGGCGCTATTCCAAGTGTCCATTGTCGGACCGTTGGAAGCATTGCCGTCCGAAGGGATGTCGGATAGCCAAGCAAGAATTTTTCAGTGCCGTCCGGCGGCCAACGCTACCGAGTCTGAACGATTTGCTTGCGCACGACAAATCATCGGCTCCATCGCACGGTTGGCATACCGGCGTCCCGTCACCGACGAAGACCTGAGCTCGCCGATGCATTTCTATGTCGAAGGCGAACGTGAGGGCGGTTTTGACGCGGGAATCGAGTTGGCTTTGACGTCGGTTCTGATCAATCCCAACTTCCTATTTCGGATCGAGTCGGATCCGGACAACGCGATCAGCGGCGAAGCCTATCGGATCACGGACGTTGAACTGGCGTCGCGAATATCGTTCTTTTTGTGGAGCAGTTCACCGGACGAGGAACTGTTGGCACTCGCCGAAACGAACCAACTGCATGAACCGGCAACGCTGTCCGAGCAGGTTCGGCGGATGCTTATGGATGATCGATCCGTGTCGCTGACCACGAACTTTGCGGCCCAGTGGTTGTACTTGCGAAATCTCGATTCCATCACGCCCGATTTGCGATTGTTCCCCGATTTCGATGACAATTTGCGGCAAGCGTTTCGGGGTGAAACCGAGTCGCTGTTCCGCGATATCGTTGCGAGCGATCGCAGCGTGATGGACCTGATCGCGACGGAGTCCGCTTTCTTGAATGAACGGCTTGCCAAGCACTATGGAATCAGCGGTGTCCTCGGCAGCCATTTTCGAAATGTCGATTTGCCGGCTGACAGCATTCGAGGCGGACTGCTGCGTCACGGCAGCATCTTGACCGTGACGTCATATGCGACACGAACGTCGCCGACGATTCGCGGCCATTGGATCCTGAAGAACATCCTCGGGACGGCCCCACCACCGCCACCTGCGAATGTGCCCAACTTAAAAGAGAAATCGACGCTGGCCGCGACCAGCGTCCGCGATCGACTGGCCCAGCATCGTGCCGATCCGGCGTGCGCCAGCTGTCATGATTTGATGGATCCGGTCGGATTTTCGCTCGAAAACTTCGACGCCGTGGGGCGATGGCGCGATTTTGACGGCGAGTTGCCCATTGATTCGGCGGGAACGTTGCCCGATGGGGCAACGATCGGTGGAATCGACGAGCTCGAAGCGGGTATACTGGCGCGTCCCGACATGTTCGTGACCACGATGACTGAAAAGCTTTTGACGTTCGCGTTAGGACGCGGGATCGAGCCCGAGATTGGTCCGACGGTCCGAGCGATCGTAGGCGAAGCTGCAGAATCGGATTATCGGTTTTCTTCACTCATATCGGCCATCGTCTCCAGCGATGTGTTCACCCACCGGAGTGCTCCATGA